GCAGGCCGGTGCGCTCACAGCCCGCCTCCACGAAGCCGGCACGGCCGGGGTGCCGGTCCACGCCGTCGTAGAAGCGGCCTTTCACGCGGCGTCGAACGCTGTGGAGGATCACCTTGCGCAAGCCGGGGCCCAGATGAACGTCGCCGAGCAGAGCCTGGTCCGGGGGTATGCGGAGCGGCTCCGCCATGTCGGCAGGGTGCCGGTCGGCCTGATCCACGGTGACAGCAGACCCCGGAACTGGATGTGCTCGGCCGATGGCCGGCTGGCGATCATCGACTTCGAGGGGGCGCGTACGGCGCCGGTCGTCCAGGACCTCGTGATCCTCGCCACCTCCGAGTGGGCCGAACACCCTGACCGGATGGGAGCGTTCCTTCAGGGGTACGGCCGCCGGTTGACCGACGACGAAGGGGTCGCACTGCGGTGCCTGACCGCGCTGGACGCGGCCGCATCCATTGCCTGGGGACCCGCACACGCCGACGTCTTCGTCACCGCGTCCGGGCGGCGAACCCTGGACCGTCTGATGCGCGAGGACCACCATCCGTGAACCGCCGAACCCCTTCCGGACCTGACACGATTCCCCGAATCGGAGCGCGACCCGACATTCGCGTCATCCGCTGCGTCACACCCGCCTCCACCATCGTCGGCCGGATAACCCAGCGGGCACGGACGGACGCCCACCGTGCGGCACACGCCCTCCGGACCAAGAACTCGTCCTTGGCTGTACTTCGCGCAAGGCCCAGGCTGCTTCGCGGCTTCGCCCGTCTACGCCGGTGCCGGGCTGCAACGACTTCATTTGTGGTCGCGCATGAAGGTAGGGATCTCGTCGCGGGTCGGGTAGTTCGGCAAGGGGGCCGGCTTGTCCTGAAGGAACGCAGTGATGACGGCGGCGGCCCGGTCGTTGTTGTCGTCGAGGCCGTTCCACATGTGATGGCCGACTCCGGGCATGTACTGCGTGCGCTGGATGGCGGGGTCATTGGCGAGGATGGCGGTCGCCCATTGACGGACCTGGGAGGAGCATTCGGCGATCATCAGCATCGCGGGGGTCCGGGACTGCCTCAGTAGCGGTATGAGGGAAGGCGAGTCCTTGACCGTCTGCTGGACGCGGAGGCTGGCGGCGGGGCTGAAGGAGAAGTTCTGTTCGGTGTCCTCGCTGGGGATGCGGTGCGCGTCGCCCGCGCAGTAGGCGGATGCGGTGTCACCGCCGAGGTCTGCGGCGGTGAAGACGTTGGCGCCTTCGGCCTGTCCGATCAGTCCGGTGTCGGGGCTGAGGAGTCCGAGTCGCATGAGGCCGAATGCCACGGCGTACCGGGGCACGTGCGTCGATCGCGGTCCGGACGGGTCCGGGGCGAGGCCTTGTGCGGATGCTCGGCCCGTGTGCCCGGTGGTGTGTGCGGTGGGGCCGTCCATGGGCCCGGGCTCGGCAATGATCGCCCGGTGCAGGCGTGTGGCGACGCCTGGGTCGGCCAGGGCTCGGGCGAGCACGACTCCGCCCCCGGAGAATCCGAGGATGTCGACCTTGCCCTTGTCCAGGCGGTCGACGAAGGCGGCGAGGTCGCGGACCGTCCTGGAGATCGTGTACTGGTCCATGGGGAGCAGGTCGCTTCGTCCGCCGCCGGCCTGTTCGTAGGCGTAGACGTCGTAGCCCTGGCGTGCCAGGAGTTGCAGAAAGGTGTGGTCTTGCACCGAGATGCCGCGGATGGGTCCTCCGTGGAGGTACACGAACGGGACGGGATGCCGGGGGCCGGGGTTCGCGGGCGGGTAGTGATAGACCGCGACCCGGCTGCCCGTGGCCAGGTTCCAGTGCTGAGTGGACACGAACGGCAGCGCGGGCGGATACCGCCGGGCCGTCGGTGCGGTCGGGATGCAGACCGCCGCCGTCAACGCCGCCGCGACGACCACCGGTAGGACCGGCACGAGCCGCGCCGGCCAGGTGCGGTGCCGACCCCGCCACAGCGCGAGGACGGTCCCGGTCCCGAGGGTCGTCAACCACGCGGCGAGCCCCGAACCCGCCCCGGCCGTGAGTGCGATCAGTACGGGGAAGACGACGACCAGCGCCACAACGGCGGCCAGGGCCAACAGTAAGCGTCCGGTGAAACGGACGAGACGTAAGGCGGACGTGGGCACGGCGGACCTCCGACAGTTTCAGAACACTGTTTCAAAACGACGTTATCAGAGGGGGTAGGCTGCTGACCGTGGGTAGGCCCAGAACAAACGACGAGGCCGTCAAAGAGCGGCTTGTGGAGTGCGCGACCGAGATGCTCGCCACCCGTCCGCGGGAGTCCGTCACGGTCCGCGCCGTGGCCACTGCCGCCGAGGCGTCGACGACGGCGGTGTACTCCTTGTTCGGCGGTAAGGACGGGCTGATCCGTGCGGTGCGCGACAGAGCCGTCGCCGGCCTGTTCCAGGACCTGTCGGCGGTACAGACCTCCGCGGACTCTCTCGCCGACCTCTACGCACTGGCCGTCGCCTACCGTCATTGGGGGCGCGGACACAGCCACCTCTACACAGTGCTGTTCGGTGGTGTGCAGTCCTTCGACCCGTCGGGAGAGGCCGGTGCCAGTGACCCGATCCGCCCGCTCCTCACGGCGATCGATCGTGCCTTGGCGGCGTCCGTCCTCGCCGGCGACGCAACGTCGATCGCCCTGTCGATCTGGGCTGCCCTGCACGGGCTCGTCACTCTCGAACTCGCCGGGGCCCTCGACGCCGCCACGGCCGAGGCCGCTTTCCGCTCGACGATTCACGCCACGCTGCGCGGATGGACGACCCCGGAGGTGTTCCGCAGTCTTCGCCAAGCCGAACTCGCCCGGTGACCGGATCAGGGCCGGAACCCAGGCTCGCCCGACCCTTGGCTGAAGCCGTGGTGCGTGGTCAGTGAAGACCGGCATGCCAAGGTCAACCAGGTGCGGCCGTCCATCGGTCGGAGCCCGATTGAGGCTGTTGAGCTTGGCCATCGCGGCGTCAAAGCTGACGTGAAGCCCTTCGACATCGCCGAGCCAGCCGTTGGCGCGGGCCTCGCGGATGCGCTCGCAGAGGTTCTGGATGATCGCCAGGAGGCGGGGCCGCTGTTAGCTGGGCGCCCGCCCGGCTACCCCAGGTCAGGCGCGTGCTGCAACAGCCGACTAGCTGACGACCAGCGGCCGTACGCGGGCCAGCAGCAGTTCAAGGAACCGCTCCGGCCGTCGGAACGCCGCGAAGTGGCTGCAGTCCTCGATCACCGCGAACCCCTGGACCGGGCCCTGGACGTGGTCAAAAAAGCGGCGGGCGAGCTCGGGCGACGTAAGGACGCCCTTCTCGCCCTGAAGGACGAAGAAGGGGAGCTCGAATCTCGTGCCGTCCGCCCAGTCGTCGAACCCGGCGGTGGCCTGAGTGATCTGCTCCGAGAGGGTCATGCCTTTGACGAAAAGCCCCAGCTCTCGCAGCGAGTGCAGCGGCGAGAACCACAGGGTGCGGATCGCCTGCCCGGACATCGCCCGGGCTTTCGACCTCGCCCGAGCCTTCGCCGAGCTCCTCCGCCACCGACGTGGATTCCTACTGACCGAGTGGATCCGTCAGGCTGAACAAGACGCCCCGAAGCCGGTGAGCGGCTTCGCCGGCTTCCTCCGCCAGGGCCTCGACGCCGTCACGGCGGGACTCACCCTCCTCTGGAGCTCAGGCGTCGTTGAAGGCCACGTCAACAGGGTCAAAACACACAAGAGAGCAATGTACCGACGGGCATCCTTCGCCCTTCTCCGGACTCGTATCCTCACGCGATGATGCGTGCCGATCCGGTGACAGGGGTGGAAGCGAGGCAGACGCTACAGGGTTCCGGCGTCCGGCCAGTGAGCCCAGTGTGTGTGCGCTGGAAGTGTCGGCTGGTAGCGGGCCGGGTCCTTGGAGTCCAACACCTCCGCGATCATCTGGAAGGTTTCGTGCTGACTGGGCAAAACCTCCCAGAGGTCTTCCGGCTGGTTCCATTCGTCGAGCCGTAGCAGCACAGGCAGGTCGGATGGGATGTTGGCCCGTAGTTCCTCCTCCGTGGCCAGCAGAAGCCCTCTGTGCGCCGGTGTGAGCAGACGGAATACGTCTTGCAAAGGGGTGCCGGCGTTGGCTTCGACTGCCAGTGCAGTCCCGCGTACTACCAACGGGACTCCCCCGACGAAGACTTCGTCGCCGTCGGCATCGATCTCCTCCATGTTGTCGACGCGGTCCAGGAAGTCGCCGAACCCGGGCTCGCCGCGTGTCAGGGAGTTGCCGAAGCAGTACATGACGTCGATGAGGTTGGCGCCGCGAGGGTTGTAGCCGAGCAACTCGGTGACCATGGCCCAACGGATGGTGTCGCCGAACAGGTGGATACGTGCATCGACCGGGTAGTAGTAGCCGTTGTCCAGGTTGGGGAACTCTGACTTGTCCGCGCAGAGGTCGAACTGTCCGAGTATCGACGAGGTCGTCATCACGTGCCCTGCCCTAGGCCTCCGTAGTGGCGGCAGCTGCTGGAGGTCTGGATCGTGAGCAAGACGCTCCCTTGCGTCGGCGCGGCGACGGTCGGACTACCATTCACGGAATTCCGGTCAGAGCCAGAAATTCGAGATCGTCATCAAACTGACCGGTCGCGAACGCAGCTGCGGCTGACAGCCAACTGCGACACGCCGCTGCGCGTTCCTAGAACTCACCGACATATTCGTCATCAGCACCGTCTGAGCGTTCTTGGTAGTCAGCTACAAACGTTCTCCGTTCTCAGGGTCTGGCCCAGGTTCTGTGGACGGTGACGCTGGGTGATGGATTCTCGGGGCTGGTGGGTCGGGAGATCGTCCGGATCTCGATGGTGCCGTGCCTCAGATAGCTGAGCGTCGGCGGTCGTGTCGCAATCATGGTCGTGGCTCGGCGAGTTGCTGTTTCCGTCGCTGCCGCAGGTGGAAGTCGTCTGTGTCGAAGCGTCGGGTCCGGCGGTACGGGTCGAGG
This genomic interval from Streptomyces sp. NBC_00193 contains the following:
- a CDS encoding alpha/beta fold hydrolase, producing the protein MSGQAIRTLWFSPLHSLRELGLFVKGMTLSEQITQATAGFDDWADGTRFELPFFVLQGEKGVLTSPELARRFFDHVQGPVQGFAVIEDCSHFAAFRRPERFLELLLARVRPLVVS
- a CDS encoding transposase, yielding MPLTKSPSSRSECSGENHRVRIACPDIARAFDLARAFAELLRHRRGFLLTEWIRQAEQDAPKPVSGFAGFLRQGLDAVTAGLTLLWSSGVVEGHVNRVKTHKRAMYRRASFALLRTRILTR
- a CDS encoding alpha/beta hydrolase, which codes for MALAAVVALVVVFPVLIALTAGAGSGLAAWLTTLGTGTVLALWRGRHRTWPARLVPVLPVVVAAALTAAVCIPTAPTARRYPPALPFVSTQHWNLATGSRVAVYHYPPANPGPRHPVPFVYLHGGPIRGISVQDHTFLQLLARQGYDVYAYEQAGGGRSDLLPMDQYTISRTVRDLAAFVDRLDKGKVDILGFSGGGVVLARALADPGVATRLHRAIIAEPGPMDGPTAHTTGHTGRASAQGLAPDPSGPRSTHVPRYAVAFGLMRLGLLSPDTGLIGQAEGANVFTAADLGGDTASAYCAGDAHRIPSEDTEQNFSFSPAASLRVQQTVKDSPSLIPLLRQSRTPAMLMIAECSSQVRQWATAILANDPAIQRTQYMPGVGHHMWNGLDDNNDRAAAVITAFLQDKPAPLPNYPTRDEIPTFMRDHK
- a CDS encoding TetR/AcrR family transcriptional regulator translates to MGRPRTNDEAVKERLVECATEMLATRPRESVTVRAVATAAEASTTAVYSLFGGKDGLIRAVRDRAVAGLFQDLSAVQTSADSLADLYALAVAYRHWGRGHSHLYTVLFGGVQSFDPSGEAGASDPIRPLLTAIDRALAASVLAGDATSIALSIWAALHGLVTLELAGALDAATAEAAFRSTIHATLRGWTTPEVFRSLRQAELAR
- a CDS encoding phosphotransferase enzyme family protein — protein: MREQQSFPAELTGWVEQHLGPVTTVRDASHDRPSSRVWELEAGKGGRYYLKVSPDGESFTRENWAYRSAVPALGHSRAPQLLDCRAESLALLLTAVPGTPVKGLRMSAAEQRTVHWQAGALTARLHEAGTAGVPVHAVVEAAFHAASNAVEDHLAQAGAQMNVAEQSLVRGYAERLRHVGRVPVGLIHGDSRPRNWMCSADGRLAIIDFEGARTAPVVQDLVILATSEWAEHPDRMGAFLQGYGRRLTDDEGVALRCLTALDAAASIAWGPAHADVFVTASGRRTLDRLMREDHHP